The Streptomyces sp. NBC_01275 genome has a segment encoding these proteins:
- the ftsW gene encoding putative lipid II flippase FtsW, giving the protein MGPSRRTAEKPAPGGRTGHPAVRRTNRPAASRPPRRDNPLRQLYTRAQKAWDRPLTAYYLIMGGSLLIIVLGLVMVYSASQITALQMSLPGSFFFRKQFLAASIGAALLLAASRMPVKLHRALAYPILAGAVFLMALVQVPGIGMSVNGNQNWISLGGSFQIQPSEFGKLALVLWSADLLARKQDKKLLAQWKHMLVPLVPVAFMLLGLIMLGGDMGTAIILTAILFGLLWLAGAPTRLFVGVLSVAATIGVVLIKTSPNRMARLSCIGATEPRSGAADCWQAVHGIYALASGGIFGSGLGASVEKWGQLPEAHTDFIFAVTGEELGLAGTLSVLALFAALGYAGIRVAGRTEDPFVRYAAGGVTTWITAQAVINIGAVLGLLPIAGVPLPLFSYGGSALLPTMFAIGLLIAFARDEPAARAALAMRHPRFGRKRGTGGPVLDRSPRRWNTMRRRASAARSSGER; this is encoded by the coding sequence GTGGGACCGTCACGGCGTACAGCGGAGAAGCCGGCGCCCGGTGGCCGCACCGGGCATCCGGCCGTCCGCCGGACGAACCGGCCCGCCGCCTCCCGCCCGCCGCGCCGCGACAACCCCCTGCGGCAGCTCTACACCCGCGCCCAGAAGGCCTGGGACCGGCCGCTGACGGCCTACTACCTGATCATGGGCGGCAGTCTGCTGATCATCGTGCTCGGGCTGGTGATGGTCTACTCGGCCTCCCAGATCACCGCGCTGCAGATGTCGCTGCCGGGATCGTTCTTCTTCCGCAAGCAGTTCCTGGCCGCCTCCATCGGGGCCGCGCTGCTGCTGGCCGCCTCCCGGATGCCGGTGAAGCTGCACCGGGCGCTCGCCTACCCGATCCTGGCCGGCGCCGTCTTCCTGATGGCCCTGGTGCAGGTGCCGGGGATAGGGATGTCGGTCAACGGCAACCAGAACTGGATCTCGCTCGGCGGCTCCTTCCAGATCCAGCCCAGCGAGTTCGGCAAGCTCGCGCTGGTGCTGTGGAGCGCCGACCTGCTCGCCCGCAAGCAGGACAAGAAGCTGCTGGCCCAGTGGAAGCACATGCTGGTGCCGCTCGTCCCGGTCGCGTTCATGCTGCTCGGGCTGATCATGCTCGGCGGCGACATGGGCACGGCGATCATCCTCACCGCGATCCTGTTCGGCCTGCTGTGGCTGGCCGGGGCGCCCACCCGGCTCTTCGTCGGAGTGCTGTCGGTCGCCGCCACCATCGGGGTCGTCCTGATCAAGACCAGCCCGAACCGCATGGCCCGGCTCTCCTGCATCGGCGCCACCGAGCCCCGCTCCGGCGCCGCCGACTGCTGGCAGGCCGTGCACGGGATCTACGCCCTGGCCTCCGGCGGGATCTTCGGCTCAGGGCTGGGGGCGAGTGTGGAGAAATGGGGACAACTCCCCGAAGCGCACACCGACTTCATCTTCGCCGTCACCGGTGAGGAACTGGGTCTCGCGGGGACGCTGTCGGTCCTCGCCCTGTTCGCGGCTCTAGGCTATGCGGGTATCCGCGTGGCCGGACGCACGGAGGACCCCTTCGTGAGGTATGCCGCGGGAGGCGTGACCACCTGGATCACGGCACAAGCCGTGATCAACATCGGTGCGGTGCTCGGCCTGCTGCCGATCGCCGGCGTCCCGCTCCCGCTGTTCTCCTACGGGGGTTCCGCCCTGCTGCCGACCATGTTCGCCATCGGGTTGCTGATCGCCTTCGCGCGCGACGAACCCGCTGCGCGGGCGGCGCTTGCGATGCGGCACCCCCGTTTTGGTAGAAAGCGGGGGACCGGGGGCCCGGTGCTCGATCGGAGTCCCCGGAGATGGAACACGATGAGACGGCGTGCCTCGGCGGCGCGTTCGTCCGGAGAGCGGTGA
- the murG gene encoding undecaprenyldiphospho-muramoylpentapeptide beta-N-acetylglucosaminyltransferase, with translation MHVVLAGGGTAGHIEPALALADALRRQDPTVGITALGTERGLETTLVPQRGYDLALIPAVPLPRKPTPELITVPGRLRGTIKAAEQILERTKADCVVGFGGYVALPGYLAAKRLGVPIVVHEANARPGLANKIGSRYAARVAVSTPDSKLRDARYIGIPLRRTIATLDRAAARPEARAMFGLDPNLPTLLVSGGSQGARRLNEVVQQVAPWLQQAGIQILHAVGPKNELPHVQQMPGMPPYIPVPYVERMDLAYAAADMMLCRAGAMTVAELSAVGLPAAYVPLPIGNGEQRLNAQPVVKAGGGLLVDDAELTPDWVRENVLPVLADPHRLYEMSRAASEFGRRDADDLLVGMVYEAIAASRAHR, from the coding sequence GTGCATGTCGTACTCGCTGGTGGGGGGACCGCCGGCCACATCGAGCCCGCGCTCGCCCTCGCGGACGCACTGCGCAGGCAGGACCCCACCGTGGGGATCACGGCCCTGGGCACGGAACGCGGTCTGGAGACCACGCTCGTTCCGCAGCGGGGCTACGACCTCGCGCTGATCCCGGCCGTGCCGCTGCCGCGCAAGCCCACCCCCGAACTGATCACCGTACCGGGCCGGCTGCGCGGCACGATCAAGGCCGCCGAGCAGATCCTGGAGCGCACCAAGGCGGACTGCGTCGTCGGCTTCGGCGGTTACGTGGCCCTGCCCGGCTACCTGGCCGCCAAGCGCCTCGGCGTGCCGATCGTCGTCCACGAGGCCAACGCCCGCCCCGGCCTGGCCAACAAGATCGGCTCGCGCTACGCGGCCCGGGTCGCGGTCTCCACGCCCGACAGCAAGCTGCGCGACGCCCGCTACATCGGCATCCCGCTGCGCCGCACCATCGCCACCCTCGACCGCGCCGCCGCCCGCCCCGAGGCCCGTGCGATGTTCGGCCTCGACCCCAACCTGCCGACGCTGCTCGTCTCCGGCGGCTCGCAGGGCGCCCGCCGCCTCAACGAGGTCGTCCAGCAGGTCGCGCCGTGGCTGCAGCAGGCCGGCATCCAGATCCTGCACGCGGTCGGCCCGAAGAACGAACTGCCGCACGTCCAGCAGATGCCGGGGATGCCCCCCTACATCCCGGTACCGTACGTGGAACGCATGGACCTCGCGTACGCCGCCGCCGACATGATGCTCTGCCGCGCGGGCGCGATGACCGTCGCCGAACTCTCCGCCGTCGGACTCCCGGCCGCCTACGTCCCGCTGCCCATCGGCAACGGCGAACAGCGGCTGAACGCCCAGCCGGTGGTCAAGGCCGGCGGCGGACTGCTCGTCGACGACGCGGAACTGACGCCCGACTGGGTCCGGGAGAACGTCCTGCCCGTGCTCGCCGACCCGCACCGGCTGTACGAGATGTCCCGCGCCGCCAGCGAGTTCGGCCGCCGGGACGCCGACGACCTGCTCGTCGGGATGGTGTACGAGGCGATCGCCGCCTCACGGGCACACCGTTAG